The genomic interval TCGGTCGGCGTGATGGAGGAGATCGCCGAATGCTGCGCCAGGAGGAGGTCCGCCGCCACCATGAGCAGCAGCACGCCGCCTGCGGTGCGGAAGGCGGGCAGGCCGACGCCGATCAGGTCCAGGAGCTGGACGCCGCCGAGCGCGAAGGCCGTCAACACCACCGCCGACACGATGGCCGAGACGATGGCGGTGTTGCGCCGCTCGGCCTTCGCCATGCCGGCGGTCAGCGCCAGGAACATGGACCCGACCTCGACCGGCCCGACGGCGACGAACAGCGTGGCGAAAGCGGTGGGAAAGAGATGGAACATGGCGGAGCCCATATCCGTCGTCGCGGCGCCCGGCAAGGGCCGCCGTGCTTGCACGTACGGCGTCCGTACGCTAGGTTCAGCCTTGGAGATACCACACATGGCCGGCCCCACTGCCATCCGCGACGACCGCATCGAACTGCGCGCCAGCAAGGAAGAAAAGCGCCTGCTGGTCGCCGCGGCCGCCGAGGAACGTCTGGACGTGACGAGCTTCATCATGCGCCGTGTCATGCCGGCCGCGCGCGAGGTCGTGGAGCGGTCGGAGCGGATTGCGCTGTCGGAACGCGATTCCGCACGGGTTCTGAAGCTTCTCGAGAATCCGCCCAAGCCGACGCCCGCTCTGTTGGCCGCCGCGCGCAGGCGCTTGCTGCGCAAGTGAGCGTTGCCTGGCATGAGACGGCCATCGGCAAGCAGCATGATCGCAGGCGGTTCGACTGCGGAGTCGCGGCGCTGAACGACTATCTCATGCGCTTCGCCCGGCAGAACCACGAGAGCGGCGGCGCCAAGACGTTCCTGGCGGTCGCCCCCGATGAGCCGAACCGCGTTCTCGGCTACTACACGATCAGCCCCGGCGCCGTCGCGTTTGCCAGCGTTCCGCCAAGGATGGCGCGCGGCCTCGGGCGCTATGAGGTGCCGGTTTTTCGGCTCGGGCGCCTGGCCGTCGATCGTTCGGCGCAAGGCCAGGGCCTGGGCGCCGACCTTCTGCTCGCGGCCGGCGAGCGATGTCTGGCGGTCGCCGCCGAGGTGGGCGGCATCGCGCTCGCGATTGACGCCAAGGACGACGCTGCCGCCCGATGGTATCTGCGTTTCGGCGCGTTGCGATTGCTCGACGAACCTCTTCGTCTGGTTCTTCCGCTCGACACCGTCGCGCAAGCCCTGGCGCGCGCTGCGCCGGGTCGATGACATTCACCCCTTGAGGAATTCCACCATGTCCGGCAGCGCGGCGCGGTCCTGGAGGATGAACATGTGGCCGCCCTCGTAGAACCGCAGCACCGATCCCGCGATCCGCGCCGCCATCTTCTCCTGCGTCGCCGGCAGCGCGACGCCGTCATAGCGGCCCGCCGCGATCATCACGGGACACGCGATCTGCGCCAACCGGTCATAGGTGTCGTGATGCGACCGGGCTTCGACCTGGCGGCGCGCGCCCATCGCATGGCCGGGCTCGCCGGCGTATGGATCGGTCGCGGCGACGAACTGCTCGTACATGTCCGGATTGGCTTTCTGCCAGGCCGCGTCGCGCCGCGTGTCGTAGACGGGGATGAGGCGCCGCGCCCGCTCCACGCGGTCCAGTTCCTCCAGCTCGTGGAGCGCAAAGGACGCGCCGCCCGCCCCGCCCGGCGAGGTGCAGCCGAGCACCAGCCGCTCGACCTTCGCAGGATGCCGGAGCACGAATTCCTGCGCCACCATCCCGCCGAACGACAGGCCGATCACCCGCGCACTCGCCCAGCCGACGGCGTCCATCAGCCGCGCCGCATCGTCGGCATAGTCGGCCATGGAATAGGGCACGTCCGGCTTGGAGGTCTGCCCCAGCCCGCGCTGGTCGTAGGACAGGATATCGAACGCCTTGGGAAACGGCCCGTCCATCGGACTGGGCTTCATCCGAAGATCGGAACCCGAGCCGGAAATGAACAGCAGCCGCGGCCCGCTGCCCGCCCGCTCGTAATAGATGTCGATGTCGCCGGCCGTTACGAATGGCATGGTGTTCTCCGATGCGGCCGTCCGGATCGTGATGCCGGACCGCCTTCTGACAGGTAAGACGAGGCGAAGAGCGTACGACGCCTCACCGCAGGTCGGCGAACTTCTTGCCCTCGGCCGCCAGCGTCTCCAGCAGTGCCGCGGGCTTGAACGCATCGCCCATCGTCGCCTGGAATTCCTTCAGCTTGGCGAGCACCTTGTCGAGGCCGATCTGG from Rhizomicrobium sp. carries:
- a CDS encoding alpha/beta hydrolase; amino-acid sequence: MPFVTAGDIDIYYERAGSGPRLLFISGSGSDLRMKPSPMDGPFPKAFDILSYDQRGLGQTSKPDVPYSMADYADDAARLMDAVGWASARVIGLSFGGMVAQEFVLRHPAKVERLVLGCTSPGGAGGASFALHELEELDRVERARRLIPVYDTRRDAAWQKANPDMYEQFVAATDPYAGEPGHAMGARRQVEARSHHDTYDRLAQIACPVMIAAGRYDGVALPATQEKMAARIAGSVLRFYEGGHMFILQDRAALPDMVEFLKG
- a CDS encoding GNAT family N-acetyltransferase, yielding MSVAWHETAIGKQHDRRRFDCGVAALNDYLMRFARQNHESGGAKTFLAVAPDEPNRVLGYYTISPGAVAFASVPPRMARGLGRYEVPVFRLGRLAVDRSAQGQGLGADLLLAAGERCLAVAAEVGGIALAIDAKDDAAARWYLRFGALRLLDEPLRLVLPLDTVAQALARAAPGR
- a CDS encoding DUF1778 domain-containing protein, coding for MAEPISVVAAPGKGRRACTYGVRTLGSALEIPHMAGPTAIRDDRIELRASKEEKRLLVAAAAEERLDVTSFIMRRVMPAAREVVERSERIALSERDSARVLKLLENPPKPTPALLAAARRRLLRK